The Roseofilum capinflatum BLCC-M114 DNA segment GATCTTTGACTACTTTTTATTGATTATCATTGGCTTAGAGCTGATCGAAGCCACCAAAGTCTATCTCGAAGAAGAAGTTATCCACGTGGAAATCATCTTCCTCGTGGCCATGGTGGCGATCGCCCGGAAAGTGATTATCCTAGATGTGACCAAATATCATCCCCTCGTCCTCTTCGGCATTTCCTCGATTATCCTCGCTCTCACCATCGGCTTCTACTTTCTGATCAAAACTCTGAAACCTAAATAAGTTTAGGGGCAAGCCATTATGCCCCTACCATCAAGGTTTACCCCATCAAAATCACCGTATCAATCACATGGATAATCCCATTCGTAGCTTCAATATCTGGGGCTAAAACTGTGGCATTTTTCACTTCAAAAATGTCACCACAACGAATGGGAATAGGAGAACCTTCCAGAGAAGTTACACTCTCTAGATCCTTTAATTCTGCCGTGGTATAGCGTCCGGCAGCCACATGATAGGTGAGGATACGTTGGAGTTGAGGCACATTCTGCACCAAACTCTCCACCGTTCCCGGTAACAACTTGGCAAAGGCATCATCATTGGGGGCAAAAACGGTTAGGGGGCCAGGTTGTTGCAAGGCCTCGACTAACCCCGCCACTTTAACCGCAGTGACAAGAGTCGAGAAGGCTTCATTACCAACGGCAATTTCAACAATATTAGGCATAGTGTCTGAGGGAATAGGGAATGGGGAATGGAGAAACCGGGTTTTTGCCCATGAATTAGGATGACTTACTCAAGGATGAAAAACCCGGTTTCTAGGGATTCACAAAATCAACGATAATCTTGGCTTTGGATATCAGATAAACGGGCTTCTG contains these protein-coding regions:
- a CDS encoding phosphate-starvation-inducible PsiE family protein; translated protein: MKRFLETFERIIALFLLLMLVIVVLLGTIELGYILFEQMQDTPHFLLLNIEEVLKIFDYFLLIIIGLELIEATKVYLEEEVIHVEIIFLVAMVAIARKVIILDVTKYHPLVLFGISSIILALTIGFYFLIKTLKPK
- a CDS encoding fasciclin domain-containing protein, whose protein sequence is MPNIVEIAVGNEAFSTLVTAVKVAGLVEALQQPGPLTVFAPNDDAFAKLLPGTVESLVQNVPQLQRILTYHVAAGRYTTAELKDLESVTSLEGSPIPIRCGDIFEVKNATVLAPDIEATNGIIHVIDTVILMG